A genomic segment from Vicinamibacterales bacterium encodes:
- a CDS encoding ATP-binding protein yields MDSAPNASAERSSLDVIQAQVALIGRDPVITTLMSAASGLLIVVNENREVVAVNDTFLRSLGVDGAEGVLGLRPGEALRCVHPPEAAGGCGTTAACATCGAAIAMAATLETGKVVDRKCFMTIHGPEGTTDWCLRVRSSLLQSHGYRFVLLLLQDITAAQRWEEIERVFFHDVSNLLMALAARVELLANADASTVLEGTGKFRQLVERLSREVEIQKLLAREGSGTVTIRPERLKLSSVMRDLEMAVASHPAARGRVVTIAPPATDSTFATDSSLSLRILSNMVVNALEASEPGDEIRVWTDQSSESIGIHVWNRQVIPAPVAARIFERHFSTKGESGRGLGTYAMKLFGEKVLGGRVSFTTSAPGGTVFSLSLPT; encoded by the coding sequence ATGGACAGCGCACCCAACGCTTCCGCCGAACGATCTTCGCTCGATGTGATCCAGGCACAGGTGGCGTTGATTGGTCGTGACCCTGTGATCACGACCTTGATGTCGGCCGCCAGCGGTCTCCTGATCGTCGTCAACGAGAACCGCGAGGTCGTGGCGGTCAACGACACGTTCCTGCGGTCGCTCGGCGTCGACGGCGCGGAGGGCGTTCTCGGTCTGCGGCCCGGCGAAGCTCTGCGCTGCGTGCACCCGCCCGAGGCGGCCGGCGGATGCGGGACGACGGCTGCCTGCGCGACGTGCGGCGCGGCAATCGCCATGGCTGCCACGCTGGAGACCGGGAAGGTCGTCGATCGCAAGTGCTTCATGACCATTCACGGCCCGGAAGGCACGACCGACTGGTGCCTCCGGGTGCGATCGTCGCTGCTCCAGTCGCACGGATATCGCTTCGTCCTGTTGTTGCTCCAGGACATCACCGCGGCGCAGCGTTGGGAGGAGATCGAGCGGGTCTTCTTTCACGACGTGAGCAACCTGCTGATGGCGTTGGCGGCGCGGGTGGAACTGCTGGCAAACGCCGACGCGAGCACGGTGCTCGAAGGCACCGGCAAGTTCCGTCAACTCGTCGAGCGGCTGTCGCGTGAAGTCGAGATTCAGAAGCTGCTGGCGCGCGAGGGCAGCGGGACGGTGACCATCCGTCCCGAACGGCTGAAGCTGTCGTCGGTGATGCGAGACCTCGAGATGGCCGTCGCATCGCATCCGGCCGCCCGGGGCCGCGTTGTGACAATTGCGCCGCCCGCCACCGACTCGACGTTCGCGACCGACTCGTCGCTCAGTCTCCGCATCCTCTCGAACATGGTGGTGAATGCGCTCGAGGCCTCCGAACCGGGCGACGAGATCCGCGTCTGGACGGACCAGTCGAGCGAGTCGATCGGCATCCACGTGTGGAACAGGCAGGTGATTCCAGCGCCCGTCGCCGCGCGGATCTTCGAACGGCACTTCAGTACGAAGGGTGAGTCCGGGCGTGGCCTTGGCACCTACGCCATGAAGCTGTTCGGCGAGAAGGTGCTCGGCGGCCGGGTGTCGTTCACCACTTCGGCTCCGGGCGGAACGGTATTCAGCCTGTCGCTCCCCACCTGA
- a CDS encoding M14 family zinc carboxypeptidase — protein sequence MKKPLRPALSLLPLLCAALVFAGAVRLRAQQNPARNTYAPDTAEPGSVEAIAKFTTEARFGNPWVAYVPASSTVPSPTTYLGHVVGAAGELSSTAKIYGYFRKLAETSPRVRVEVIGRSEEGRDILLVAIADEDGIRNLAKLKEATAALADPRKTSPDAAETVIASARPIYYFNAGLHSTELGSPEMVMELAYRLAVSDQPMIRKIRSELVVLINPASEPDGRDKQVDWFYRYLKGKTDFDNLPPVSPPYWGKYVFHDNNRDTHQEALQLSKAVSRMFFDYHPTVIHDLHESIPLLHTWNGTGPWNVNLDPIIVNEFFAMAFAEISALTSAGMPGVWTWGFGEGWGHHYLDSIAVNHNSMGRGYETYGNGTAETVERVLRPNEERYVGKPVTSREWYRPMPPPRKLRWSLRDNTNYMESGCLAILDYTAKHSKEMLRDFYRKGYNSWQKGVKGGPYAFAIPADQGDRRRVAELVELLLTHRIEVSRASAPFKVEEGEFAAGTYIVRLDQPYRNYAVDLMVPQTFPTDAAYEPYDDVSWSLPVHYGLEAKRIDDAKVMDVALTPVQPGAQVPGTVKGAGPIYLLKDTGQEALLALRHRLSSFRVEIAEKPFKSGDTTYPAGSWVLSDQSGLADALKRVSTELSVDFESVATLPDVPRHESKVPRLAVWHTWADTEAVGWVRYVLDREKIAYTYLRDDDVRAGGLRERYDVILFAHNYLDLQGQIQGIEKKFGPMAYTRTKEFPSLGVPDASDDITGGIGWSGMANIEKYLDAGGLLITLGNGSTLPFEGGLVRNVYRKPGTFFTPGSELTVKFVRTEHPLAYGLREVTSAFRTGLPVYDIAMSGRGGVVLQWGTKLRTEDRDEEGQEPAKAKSAKDQPKKDEVKMLVSGAAKGEDELEGRPAILDLPAGRGRVIAFNFNPIHRDLNRSDYRFLWNALLNWNALGHGPS from the coding sequence ATGAAGAAACCGCTTCGTCCCGCCTTGTCACTTCTGCCGCTGCTCTGCGCGGCGCTCGTCTTCGCCGGCGCCGTCCGGCTTCGGGCACAGCAGAACCCGGCCAGGAACACCTACGCTCCAGATACCGCCGAGCCGGGCTCGGTCGAGGCGATCGCGAAGTTCACCACCGAAGCCCGCTTCGGGAATCCGTGGGTGGCCTACGTGCCGGCCTCGAGCACCGTCCCGTCACCAACCACCTACCTCGGCCACGTCGTCGGGGCCGCGGGCGAACTGTCGTCCACGGCCAAGATCTACGGCTACTTCCGCAAGCTCGCCGAGACATCACCGCGCGTCCGCGTCGAGGTCATCGGCCGCAGCGAAGAGGGCAGGGACATTCTCCTCGTGGCCATCGCGGACGAAGACGGCATCCGCAATCTCGCGAAGCTCAAGGAGGCAACCGCCGCCCTGGCCGATCCGCGCAAGACATCCCCGGACGCCGCCGAGACGGTGATCGCGTCGGCACGACCCATCTACTACTTCAACGCCGGCCTCCATTCGACCGAACTGGGCAGCCCGGAGATGGTCATGGAGCTGGCCTACCGTCTGGCGGTGTCCGACCAGCCGATGATCCGGAAGATCCGAAGCGAGCTCGTGGTCCTCATCAACCCTGCGTCCGAGCCCGACGGCCGTGACAAACAGGTTGACTGGTTCTACCGCTATCTCAAGGGCAAGACGGACTTCGACAACCTCCCGCCCGTGTCCCCGCCGTACTGGGGGAAGTACGTGTTCCACGACAACAACCGCGACACGCACCAGGAGGCGCTCCAGTTGTCGAAGGCCGTGAGCAGGATGTTCTTCGACTACCATCCGACCGTCATTCACGATCTTCACGAGTCCATCCCACTCCTGCATACCTGGAACGGCACGGGCCCGTGGAATGTCAACCTCGACCCGATCATCGTCAACGAGTTCTTCGCGATGGCGTTCGCGGAGATCAGCGCGCTGACCTCCGCAGGCATGCCGGGCGTCTGGACCTGGGGCTTCGGCGAGGGCTGGGGACATCACTATCTCGACTCGATCGCCGTCAATCACAACAGCATGGGCCGCGGCTACGAAACGTACGGAAACGGCACGGCGGAGACGGTCGAGCGTGTGCTCCGGCCGAACGAAGAGCGCTACGTTGGCAAGCCCGTGACGAGCAGAGAGTGGTACCGGCCGATGCCGCCGCCGCGCAAGCTCCGCTGGTCGCTCCGCGACAACACGAACTACATGGAGAGCGGCTGCCTGGCGATCCTCGACTACACGGCCAAGCACTCGAAGGAGATGCTTCGCGATTTCTACCGCAAGGGCTACAACTCCTGGCAGAAGGGGGTCAAGGGCGGCCCCTACGCGTTCGCCATCCCGGCTGATCAGGGCGACCGGCGCCGCGTCGCGGAGTTGGTCGAATTGCTGCTCACCCACCGCATCGAGGTGTCGCGGGCCTCCGCGCCCTTCAAGGTCGAGGAGGGGGAGTTCGCTGCCGGCACCTACATCGTCCGGCTCGACCAGCCCTATCGGAACTACGCCGTGGATTTGATGGTGCCGCAGACCTTCCCGACTGACGCCGCGTACGAGCCGTACGACGACGTGTCATGGTCTCTGCCAGTGCACTACGGCCTCGAGGCCAAGCGCATCGACGACGCCAAGGTCATGGACGTGGCCCTGACGCCCGTGCAGCCGGGCGCCCAGGTTCCCGGCACGGTGAAGGGAGCGGGCCCCATTTATCTGCTCAAGGACACGGGACAGGAGGCGTTGCTCGCGCTCCGCCATCGCCTGTCCTCGTTCCGCGTCGAGATTGCCGAGAAGCCATTCAAGTCCGGTGACACAACCTATCCGGCCGGGTCGTGGGTGCTGTCCGATCAGAGCGGGCTCGCGGACGCGCTGAAGCGGGTGTCGACCGAGCTGTCCGTCGATTTCGAGAGCGTGGCCACGCTGCCCGACGTGCCGCGCCATGAATCGAAGGTGCCGCGCCTGGCCGTGTGGCACACGTGGGCCGACACCGAGGCCGTCGGCTGGGTCCGCTATGTCCTCGATCGCGAGAAGATCGCCTACACCTATCTTCGCGACGACGACGTCCGGGCCGGAGGCCTGCGCGAACGGTACGACGTCATCCTCTTCGCTCACAACTATCTCGATCTCCAGGGCCAGATCCAGGGTATCGAGAAGAAGTTCGGTCCGATGGCGTACACCAGGACCAAGGAGTTCCCCAGCCTCGGCGTGCCCGACGCATCGGACGACATCACCGGCGGCATCGGCTGGTCCGGCATGGCCAACATCGAGAAGTACCTCGACGCTGGCGGACTGCTGATCACGCTGGGCAACGGATCGACGCTTCCGTTCGAGGGCGGGCTCGTTCGGAATGTCTACAGGAAACCGGGCACCTTCTTCACGCCGGGTTCGGAGCTGACGGTGAAGTTCGTCAGGACGGAGCACCCGTTGGCCTACGGTCTTCGCGAAGTCACATCGGCGTTTCGGACGGGGCTGCCGGTCTACGACATCGCCATGTCGGGCCGCGGCGGCGTCGTCTTGCAGTGGGGCACGAAGCTGCGAACGGAAGACAGGGACGAAGAGGGGCAGGAACCCGCGAAGGCGAAATCCGCCAAGGACCAACCGAAGAAGGACGAGGTCAAGATGCTCGTCAGTGGAGCGGCCAAGGGCGAGGACGAACTCGAGGGACGGCCGGCGATCCTCGACCTGCCCGCCGGCCGCGGCCGCGTCATCGCGTTCAACTTCAACCCGATCCACCGCGACCTGAACCGCTCGGACTACCGGTTCCTCTGGAACGCGCTGCTCAACTGGAACGCGCTCGGCCACGGGCCGTCGTGA
- a CDS encoding glycoside hydrolase family 28 protein, translating to MTKHAGFVLLVLGALAAIGLRGQEQVPVPPIATTLGALPGVNDLPASGEMPDVMVMNNGQRVGTAAQWATRREEMKRLLSYYAVGLMPPAPGNVAAKVLKTQALASGAVTYQLVHLSFGPGMTLGFDVAVFVPTGPKGPFPTVIFPSFGLTPGGTPLPTMLRLPEQGKGLDALTLPLGDPSTRLAAAAAAGAPTQASPVMLGQAGDPEQAARTYADLFRRGYALVTYHYQDAGEDTIRRNDDGSWAFRNTRFFPAYPAHDWGLLGAWAWGISRVADYLEAQPFADRAMLVAVGHSRVGKAVLVAGAFDERLAVVAPAGSGAGGTGAYRFNGAAYGAREGLDDMMRKYPNWFSPNLHQFAGHVYRLPFDQHWLMALSAPRGFISLEGAEDQNCLPSAVEQARDAAMPPYALLKSSGRLGVHYASHRHALTPEDWTALLDFADQQLRGLKVNRRFDQFPPAPAPGSDVAGSSAPPGHRLTLDVREAGAKGDGATKDTKAIQYALDRVAAAGGGEVVVPAGAYITGSVVLQSNTTLRLEKGATLRGSPDLEDYPPATVRWEGRWVDGRRALISAQNAAHIAIVGPGNIKGHPVVGTRRMPNRAVLIETVNCRDVRLEGFSTEHTDMWSIHPVYCDDVVARGLTIRSAGGDGIDVDSCRHVVIESCDIDTGDDAIAIKSGRGMEGFRLARPTEDVLISNCRLGDSRFAAIGIGSETSGGIRNVRIEHVRFTHAKTYAIYIKSRPGRGAFIEDIVGRDLDVSNAEGFLRFNLTNSGLQDPEPVPGDEGIPRTRNFRFEDVRITGGTIVDGAPVPAERPLDGLALIRISGTAGRGITLANVTNADLQDITVTGVSGPLLSTSNVAGKGLDGAVPIEHPRK from the coding sequence ATGACGAAGCATGCAGGGTTCGTACTGCTCGTGCTCGGGGCGCTGGCGGCAATCGGGCTGCGGGGGCAAGAGCAGGTGCCGGTGCCGCCGATCGCCACGACGCTCGGCGCACTGCCTGGCGTGAACGACCTTCCGGCGAGCGGCGAGATGCCCGACGTCATGGTGATGAACAACGGGCAGAGGGTCGGCACCGCAGCGCAGTGGGCGACGCGTCGCGAGGAGATGAAACGTCTCCTCTCGTACTACGCGGTCGGCCTGATGCCGCCCGCCCCAGGAAACGTCGCAGCCAAGGTGCTGAAGACACAGGCGCTCGCCAGCGGCGCGGTCACCTATCAACTCGTGCACCTGTCGTTTGGTCCCGGGATGACGCTCGGGTTCGACGTGGCCGTATTCGTGCCAACCGGCCCGAAGGGCCCATTCCCGACGGTGATCTTCCCGTCGTTCGGCCTCACACCCGGTGGCACGCCGCTGCCGACGATGCTCCGTCTGCCCGAGCAGGGCAAAGGCCTCGACGCGCTGACGCTTCCGCTCGGTGATCCCTCCACGAGACTTGCCGCCGCCGCCGCAGCAGGGGCGCCGACCCAGGCTTCCCCGGTGATGCTCGGACAGGCAGGAGATCCGGAACAGGCAGCCAGGACCTACGCCGACCTGTTCCGGCGCGGCTACGCGCTGGTGACCTACCACTACCAGGACGCCGGCGAGGATACGATTCGGCGGAACGACGATGGCAGCTGGGCGTTCCGGAATACGCGCTTCTTTCCTGCATATCCGGCCCACGACTGGGGTCTGCTCGGGGCCTGGGCCTGGGGAATCTCGCGCGTGGCGGACTACCTCGAGGCGCAGCCGTTCGCCGACCGGGCGATGCTCGTCGCCGTCGGCCACTCGCGCGTCGGCAAGGCGGTCCTCGTCGCCGGAGCGTTCGACGAGCGCCTGGCGGTGGTGGCGCCCGCCGGCAGCGGAGCGGGCGGCACGGGCGCGTACCGCTTCAATGGTGCCGCCTATGGCGCGCGCGAAGGCCTCGACGACATGATGCGGAAGTACCCGAACTGGTTCTCGCCGAACCTCCATCAGTTTGCCGGTCACGTCTACCGCCTTCCGTTCGACCAGCACTGGCTGATGGCGCTCTCCGCGCCTCGCGGCTTCATCTCGCTCGAGGGGGCCGAGGATCAGAACTGCCTGCCGAGCGCCGTCGAACAGGCACGTGACGCCGCCATGCCCCCGTACGCCCTCCTGAAATCGTCGGGCCGGTTGGGCGTGCACTACGCATCCCATCGCCACGCGCTCACCCCGGAGGACTGGACGGCCCTTCTGGACTTCGCCGATCAGCAGCTTCGCGGCCTGAAGGTGAACCGCCGGTTCGACCAGTTTCCGCCAGCGCCCGCGCCGGGGTCGGACGTGGCCGGTTCCTCTGCGCCACCCGGACACCGCCTCACGCTGGACGTGCGCGAGGCGGGTGCGAAGGGTGACGGTGCGACCAAGGACACCAAGGCGATTCAGTACGCGCTCGACCGGGTGGCCGCCGCCGGCGGCGGCGAGGTGGTGGTGCCGGCCGGCGCGTACATCACCGGCAGCGTCGTGTTGCAGTCGAACACCACGCTGCGGCTCGAGAAGGGCGCCACGCTACGCGGCAGTCCGGACCTCGAGGACTACCCGCCGGCAACGGTGCGGTGGGAAGGTCGGTGGGTCGATGGCCGGCGCGCGCTCATCTCCGCGCAGAACGCCGCGCACATCGCCATCGTCGGGCCGGGCAACATCAAGGGTCACCCCGTGGTTGGCACGCGGCGCATGCCGAACCGCGCGGTGCTCATCGAAACGGTCAACTGCCGCGATGTGCGCCTCGAGGGTTTCTCCACCGAGCACACGGACATGTGGTCGATCCATCCGGTCTACTGCGACGATGTCGTCGCGCGCGGCCTGACGATTCGCAGTGCCGGCGGTGACGGCATCGACGTGGACTCTTGCAGGCACGTCGTCATCGAATCGTGCGACATCGACACCGGTGACGACGCGATTGCCATCAAGTCGGGGCGGGGGATGGAGGGCTTCCGGCTGGCCAGGCCGACCGAGGACGTGTTGATCTCGAACTGCCGGCTCGGCGACAGCCGGTTCGCGGCGATCGGCATTGGAAGCGAGACGTCGGGCGGGATTCGCAACGTGCGCATCGAGCACGTGAGGTTCACGCACGCGAAGACGTACGCCATCTACATCAAGAGCCGGCCCGGTCGCGGGGCGTTCATCGAGGACATCGTCGGACGCGATCTCGACGTGTCGAATGCCGAGGGCTTCCTGCGGTTCAACCTGACGAACAGCGGTCTGCAGGATCCCGAGCCGGTTCCGGGTGATGAGGGCATTCCACGAACGAGGAACTTCCGATTCGAGGATGTGCGAATCACGGGCGGGACGATCGTGGATGGGGCACCGGTGCCGGCGGAGAGGCCGCTCGATGGCCTGGCGCTGATCCGGATCAGCGGGACGGCGGGCAGGGGCATCACACTGGCCAATGTCACGAATGCGGATCTGCAGGACATCACCGTTACGGGCGTGAGCGGTCCCCTGCTCTCGACCAGCAACGTCGCCGGCAAGGGCCTCGACGGCGCGGTGCCGATCGAGCATCCTCGAAAATGA
- a CDS encoding PAS domain-containing protein yields the protein MTDQAAARLRGELTTLRNKLGILQIVLDESTDPIFSILEDGTYRYVNNAFSNPFGKIPAEIIGRKIYDVFSPEEADKRMTVVRQAFATRETIVFDVKVPLPTGDLFFITSVKPVVDERGTVASVICISKNITERKRAEEEQQKLIAELTEALAKIRTLSGLLPICASCKKIRDDHGYWTQIESYIRQHSEADFTHGLCPSCAEKLYPDYLKPNAGSR from the coding sequence ATGACCGACCAAGCCGCCGCCCGCCTGAGGGGAGAGCTCACGACCCTCCGCAACAAGCTTGGTATCCTCCAAATTGTGCTCGACGAGTCGACCGACCCCATCTTCAGCATTCTCGAGGACGGCACGTACCGTTACGTGAACAACGCGTTCTCGAACCCCTTCGGGAAGATCCCAGCCGAGATCATCGGCAGGAAGATCTACGATGTGTTCTCGCCGGAGGAAGCGGACAAGCGGATGACCGTCGTCAGGCAGGCGTTTGCCACCAGGGAGACAATCGTCTTCGACGTCAAGGTTCCGCTGCCGACGGGCGACCTCTTCTTCATCACGTCCGTCAAACCCGTGGTGGACGAACGCGGCACCGTCGCCTCGGTGATCTGCATCTCCAAGAACATCACCGAGCGGAAGCGTGCCGAAGAGGAACAGCAGAAGCTGATCGCGGAACTGACCGAGGCCCTGGCGAAGATACGGACGCTATCGGGCCTCCTGCCCATCTGCGCCAGTTGCAAGAAGATCCGCGACGACCACGGCTACTGGACGCAGATCGAATCCTACATTCGGCAGCACTCCGAAGCGGATTTCACGCACGGACTCTGTCCGTCCTGCGCGGAGAAGCTCTATCCCGACTATCTCAAGCCGAACGCAGGCTCGCGCTAG
- a CDS encoding CocE/NonD family hydrolase → MHSPIRLLAAAATLATLIAATSTVLAQRGALTPEQTTARWEAEKQLQSAAVVDRKVMIRMRDGIRLATDIYRPKDASGKVPTIWVRTPYNFNYWDVRNGVPADMTAALTAVKRGYAYVIQNERGHFFSEGNYDILDSVRTDGDDTLNWISAQAWSNGKVGTTGCSSTAEYQMGVAALGNPAYAAMNVQGFGAGVGRVGPYYEQGNWYRGGAVQTMFIAWLYGQQNQVRPMFPAGASQEDLLRASKWFDLAPQMTPVDWSKALWYLPVRDIYKAVDGPHGIFADTMPVPTGGRMIERTPNDPAWYKGGLYHDDMPLDVPGLWFMSWYDVSVGPNLALYNHVRKTAKGAAAGEQWAVIAPVTHCGYTRTPENLIVGERPMGDARLDYNEIVYGFFDRFLKGAANDAIDKLAKVTYFTMGLNKWQTSETWPPRGAQPQTFFLSSGGKANTMSGDGTLVAAPPAADMPDAFTYDPGNPVTSYGGNVCCTGTAIEAGAFDQRKMETRPDILVYTSEPFKEAIEVSGPIVPTLYVSSDVKDTDFTVKVIDVYPDGRAYNLDESIQRMRYRDGYDKPLVWMEPGKVYKVTLQPLTTSNYFEAGHRLRIEVSSSNFPRFDRNLNTGGNNYDEAKGVVAHSAVHHSKQFPSQVTVTIVKR, encoded by the coding sequence ATGCACAGCCCGATTCGCCTGCTGGCCGCCGCGGCCACTCTCGCCACCCTCATTGCCGCCACGAGCACGGTGCTCGCGCAGCGCGGCGCCCTCACGCCGGAGCAGACCACGGCTCGCTGGGAGGCCGAGAAGCAGCTGCAGTCGGCCGCCGTCGTCGATCGCAAGGTGATGATTCGGATGCGCGACGGCATCCGGTTGGCGACCGACATCTACCGGCCGAAGGATGCCTCGGGGAAGGTCCCGACGATCTGGGTCAGGACGCCTTACAACTTCAACTACTGGGACGTCCGCAACGGCGTGCCGGCGGACATGACGGCGGCCCTGACCGCGGTGAAGCGCGGCTACGCCTACGTCATTCAGAACGAGCGCGGCCACTTCTTCTCGGAGGGGAACTACGACATCCTCGACTCGGTCCGTACCGACGGCGACGACACGCTCAACTGGATCTCGGCGCAGGCCTGGTCGAACGGCAAGGTGGGCACGACCGGGTGCTCGTCCACCGCCGAGTACCAGATGGGGGTCGCCGCGCTCGGCAACCCGGCGTACGCGGCGATGAACGTCCAGGGGTTTGGAGCCGGCGTCGGGCGGGTCGGGCCGTACTACGAGCAGGGCAACTGGTACCGCGGCGGCGCGGTGCAGACGATGTTCATCGCATGGCTCTACGGCCAGCAGAACCAGGTGCGCCCGATGTTTCCGGCCGGCGCGTCCCAGGAGGATCTCCTCCGCGCCTCGAAGTGGTTCGACCTCGCACCGCAGATGACGCCGGTGGACTGGTCCAAGGCTCTGTGGTACCTGCCGGTCCGGGACATCTACAAGGCGGTGGACGGCCCGCACGGGATCTTCGCCGACACCATGCCGGTGCCGACCGGCGGCCGGATGATCGAGCGCACGCCGAACGACCCGGCCTGGTACAAGGGCGGCCTGTACCACGACGACATGCCGCTCGACGTGCCTGGCCTCTGGTTCATGTCGTGGTACGACGTGTCGGTCGGTCCGAACCTCGCGCTCTACAACCACGTCCGCAAGACGGCGAAGGGCGCCGCTGCCGGCGAGCAGTGGGCGGTGATTGCGCCCGTCACGCACTGCGGCTACACCCGCACCCCCGAGAATCTCATCGTCGGCGAGCGGCCCATGGGCGACGCCCGTCTCGACTACAACGAGATCGTCTACGGGTTCTTCGACCGTTTCCTGAAGGGCGCGGCGAACGACGCCATCGACAAGCTGGCGAAGGTCACCTACTTCACGATGGGCCTCAATAAGTGGCAGACATCGGAGACCTGGCCGCCCAGGGGCGCGCAGCCGCAGACGTTCTTCCTGTCGAGCGGCGGCAAGGCGAACACGATGAGCGGCGATGGCACGCTCGTGGCGGCGCCGCCCGCGGCGGACATGCCGGATGCGTTCACCTACGATCCCGGGAACCCGGTGACCTCGTACGGCGGCAACGTCTGCTGCACCGGCACGGCGATCGAGGCCGGCGCCTTCGATCAGCGCAAGATGGAGACGCGGCCCGACATCCTCGTCTACACGTCGGAGCCGTTCAAGGAGGCGATCGAGGTGAGCGGGCCGATCGTACCGACGCTGTACGTGTCGTCGGACGTGAAGGATACGGACTTCACGGTGAAGGTGATTGACGTCTACCCGGACGGCCGCGCGTACAACCTGGACGAGTCGATCCAGCGCATGCGCTACCGTGACGGTTACGACAAGCCGCTCGTGTGGATGGAGCCCGGCAAAGTGTACAAGGTCACGCTCCAGCCGCTGACGACGAGCAACTATTTCGAGGCGGGGCATCGACTCCGGATCGAGGTGTCGAGCAGCAACTTCCCGCGATTCGACCGCAACCTGAACACCGGCGGCAACAACTACGACGAGGCCAAGGGGGTGGTCGCCCACAGCGCGGTGCACCACTCGAAGCAGTTCCCGTCACAAGTCACCGTCACGATCGTGAAACGCTGA
- a CDS encoding PEP-CTERM sorting domain-containing protein, with amino-acid sequence MKHLASFCLVFLVIVCGASRATADLITCSNNPLFYGGPGDVGKVPVVLYDDRSGSPTPYGNPLPFFQAYARLGSGVPNTTFTAADKVYVGAGVDLKSLEATDMITAADGQKYFPRLWWQVWAPGVSILDQPTWEYRETDVTQNYSWDYLRQRQGTVTHPYWAIGLNSHYPDSPGDGDLWSVAGGFKAGTWNYRLSIEVPTTATDPWATVLPDGSLFVTTGDNIDSWEDLANAPASGSNLAVVPEPASLLLLGAGVVGLVARLRQRRAR; translated from the coding sequence ATGAAGCATCTCGCATCGTTCTGTCTGGTCTTCCTGGTGATCGTCTGCGGCGCCAGTCGAGCCACGGCCGACCTCATCACGTGCTCGAACAATCCCCTGTTCTACGGCGGACCAGGCGATGTCGGGAAAGTGCCCGTTGTCTTGTACGACGACCGGTCGGGCAGTCCAACGCCATATGGAAATCCTCTGCCGTTCTTCCAGGCCTACGCCCGGCTGGGTTCCGGAGTCCCGAACACGACGTTCACAGCCGCTGACAAGGTCTATGTTGGCGCGGGCGTGGACCTCAAGTCACTCGAGGCGACGGACATGATCACGGCGGCGGACGGTCAGAAGTACTTCCCGCGCCTCTGGTGGCAGGTGTGGGCGCCTGGCGTATCGATTCTGGACCAGCCGACATGGGAGTACCGTGAGACCGACGTCACCCAGAACTACTCGTGGGACTACCTCAGGCAGCGCCAAGGGACCGTGACGCATCCATACTGGGCCATCGGCTTGAACTCGCACTACCCGGATAGCCCGGGCGACGGCGACCTGTGGTCGGTGGCGGGAGGCTTCAAGGCCGGTACGTGGAACTACCGCTTGTCGATCGAGGTGCCGACGACGGCAACCGACCCGTGGGCCACGGTGCTTCCGGACGGCTCGCTGTTCGTGACCACTGGCGACAACATCGACTCCTGGGAGGACCTCGCGAACGCGCCAGCCAGCGGCAGCAATCTGGCCGTGGTTCCAGAGCCTGCCAGCCTGCTTCTGCTCGGTGCCGGCGTTGTCGGACTGGTGGCCAGGTTGCGGCAGCGCCGCGCCCGGTAG